The region aaactgaaacacACAAGACAAAGCATTTGAAGTTCTGAATCCCATGAAGTCAACAGCAATATGCTGTTGGTAAACAAGTGAAGCCATATATCACACACTGGTTTAATACTATATTTAGTCTGGTTTAGTACTAAGACATTACTTTAAAGTCTCTGGAAATAGCATGAAAGGTAAAGTAAAAATCACCATcgagaaaactgtattttctacaGAAAGCAAATGATACTGTAGCTGGGACTTTCCAAACTGGGATACTTTTGTGAAATGCACCTTTTTAACTACGGAGGTACTCAATCAGTAATTATCTCTGTACTGAGTAGACATTCCTCAACAGCAATGTTTCAGATTGGTGGTTCACCCAATTCTGTAATCTCCTCTTTTGATTTCTCTGATGGTTTTGCCCCACAAAGCACCACTCCCAACTTCTCACTAGTTGTTTGTGTTCATATTATAGTGATGTAATACATACAATGTATtacatattagaaaaaaatacacagacaTTAATCAGAATATTCTCTAATCAGTGTTCAGAGTGGAACCCTGAACGAGGTCAGTATTTGGACTGGGAGATAACACAAAtaaggaacaaacaaaaaaattggcTTTTATAATACAGTGACACCTCAGTTCAGTACATTCCTTGCAAGTAAGATAGCTTTTTATCACGCTCTGCAGTATCTACTACCTAAAAACACCCAAATAGGTATATTAACATCTGTATTAAGTTATTTCTCCAAGAACCTTGTCATCTTACAAATATTCACACCATCCTGTTTGCTAATTACCTCAGAACAGCATAAATCTGAAGTAACTTTTTCCCTTGATCAACTAAAGCGATGATGATGGAGCTTCCTTGAACTAGTCAAAGGCAgatgtatttttagaaaagacTTTgaacacaaagatttttttctacttaattCCTGCTATATTCAAGAAAAagctacatttcttttttccccagatgtaATTACGATACGATCTCTTCTTTAGCATGGAAGTGACATTCATATCCAAAGTCCCTGCATCTATGGCCTGCATGAAGCCTACCAGTCTACATCTGATTTAACAGTTCTATATCCATTTAATACTCTGGCCCTATTAAGGTTTTCTTTGCACTGGCTTACACACAATTATAATGCTCAACACAATTATAGTATTCTAATGCTTCAGTACACCAATCCATATGGCTGTGAAGTTTACCCTagttttaaaacacacaaattCACTATCttaagacagatttttttctgaaattcaacAGAAAACTTGATACATGCTATGTGTGAACACATATCGCTTTATAGCAGAGATAtgtatacagaaaataattcaagaaGAAAACTGCAGCATTGAAGCATTaaatcaggaaggaaaaaaatcctcaacTAACCTACCTATAGGTTAAAATACtgactagatttttttttgtagaggACAAAATAGTCCCTTGTCTGAGAGAATTAGTCTGATTTCAGCTGATAGGAAGCAGAGAGACTTAAAAATTAGCATTAGTGAGCTAactttaagagaaaaatgacaaaatacagAATCAGATTAGTAAACCACTGACACCACTAATATCGGTTACTATGCAACTGCTGAAATGTGCATTCTAAACttcttaaaaagagaaagaacctTCATCTTCCACTGCACAACAGACCTTAACAACCTCTTGATTTTAAGGAGTGCTCAGATCGCTactcctttccctcctccaaTCTTTGGTAGCGGAGCAGATCTAAAAGATCCTAAGAGTAGTATATTCAATGAGACCACCCTTCTTCATcaagtttgtgaaacacagaaaggaaaataagaattacaCCAAATACAATTTTACAGCTTACCATCTTCGACAAAACCCTTAATAAGAGACCTTCATACTATCTGATCACTGACAAGAATCACTTCTCATATTCTATATGCCTTTGCTGAAATTTATTAAACAGATGtcatgaattttcttttttgtagctcTAGCAGACGTTTCTTGACTATGAAGTATCATGTACATATgttaataaaattcaaaatgtttatTGAGTACCCAAAGAACTTGTACAGACTAAGTGGAGTGAACAACATCACTAAGACAACTATTCAAGAAGAAATATAAGACTAGTTACAATTAAGAACGTCTTGCAATACGATATTCTTTTCGCCATTGCAAAGTTTCTGCTGACATGAATTAATATAGTAAAGTAACATGGTGGAAAGATGCTCTTGCCATTCTTGTTCAAATAAACaacttcaaattaaaaaattatattctaCCTTCATGTCTTTTACATCAATCTCTCAACTACACAACTAGATAGCTTCACAGTACATGCTTACTTGTGAAAGTTCATCTCTTAAAGGAAAATGTGACTAAAGTAAAATCCAAAGAATCAGAAGTAGATGTCAACAGGTAAAGATCCTTTCATTACCTGAattaacaataacaaaaaatcatCCTAGCTACTCTTGATGACTCCTGATACTCTGAAtaggttttaaaattatatctgTTCAGCTCCCATCatcaaaagataaaaaaagtCCCTCTCGTTGttatgatatttttaaaagcattactgaaaatacaaagaatGACATTTGGGATCCATTTTTACCAGTGTCAAATCGATGACCCAAAGTTTTGAGTTAGGGGAACATGTATCAGGAAAATGTGTGCTTTAAGTGCTGGCTGGCATAAGGTATCCTTGCATGTGTTCAGAACTGCTGACATTGTATTTTGACATAATTTTGCAAATACTTGgcttattttataaataatttccaTAGACAATTTGTTCTGTCATTTTCCAACTGTGCTTACGTATCACCTGTGCATGCCATATTACAAGCTTCACTATAGTATTCCTTTCTTGCCTTATTCAGAGTAAGAGTACCTTATCTTCACaaataaagcaatttaaatCACTGAAATGGCTTGAAGCATGGTATAGTCCTCCACTCAAGCAAAGGAATCTAACAGAATTTATTCCCTTGACTTTGTAATAACAATGGGAAGCActatatataaaaatgaaagtgtaccaatatttcacagaaaaaggCTTCAGCAAAGAAATCGCGTCCTTATCGCAAATGAAGGCTACGTTTCATCTTTGTAATCTTTATGGACGTAGCTTTCTGCTCAAATACAGTACTGTGAAAGATGAGAATCACAGTCTGCTTAGAAAGGTAACAGATACATCACACAACTTACTAATGCATAAAGTTTTCAAGTAAATGTGCAAGCCTGATCTATTGTGTTGCCTGCAAAGctacctgaaatatttttcaatatgtATGTTACTTATGCAAATAGTAAATCAGCTTCTTCAGGTGCCAGAATCAACACCTTTCATCCCTAGAGCAAGCTTTAAACAGGCATAAGCCAGAACTGCTGCCCAAATGCCTGGCCCCTGTCATCCTTCTGTTCCATTTTCACTCTTTGCATCAGCAGAAGTCACTACTATGAGCTGCATCAGAGAACTGGTCTGGACCCCAGGACCGCTCCTTTCAGTGCACACGTTAGTTTACGATGGCTTAATCTACAGTGAGAAAGCCTTCACTCTAActctgaaacattaaaaaattccTACTGGCAAGATAAAGCATACTGTTCTGGTAATATTAAGTCCCTTCTGAGTTTCTGAATACAGCTATTTTGGTAATATTTGTCTGCATGCtacattaataaaataagaaatagaacAGTTCTAACTGTAAACATGATGCAACTGAAGactgtaaaacaaaattttattcttaaaaaaattgttaGAAATTAATGGTGTAACACATATGTACAGTAGCCAATTTATTAATGCTTGAAAGGTATTAACAAAGAcgaaaaatcattaaataatACATTGTTTTATACCACTACTATTGTTTAACATCTCTCACCTGGCAAATTACCATCATACTAATGAGCAATTTAGCATACTGCCAGTCCCAGTTTAGAAAAACAGATTAACTTTCGGTTTTAAAGAGGCATTTATCAAAATGTAAAGCTACTGCCAATATGTGTTTGAGTATTTACGTGGTCTATGACTGAAGCCTTTTCAAACTGCACAtatcaaaaataaagaaaatcccTTAAGTTCACAAAGTATCCTTATagttattttgtgtgttttgactTCCACGGTCATATCCGCCTGACCAGAATACTACTATTAGGTGGTGCAGCAGCATCAGTCAAATTCTTTGAGTGAGAGTCTACCCATAAAGGTAATTTTACCTTAAACATTGCTCATCTCAACTCCTGAGACATGTTCTAGTAATAAACACATCAGCAAGGCCTATAACAAAGAAACAGTTATTTAATGCATACCTCACTATATCCTAATGTCTACTACTTGCACAGTAAAGAATCAGTCACTCAAGTCCGCTCTTTGAAAGGGCTACCTTCATTAAGCTCACAGGTTGTTTACTATCCAGAATAAAAGTTACAGTAACTGAAAAACTGAATCATGACCTAGCATGAAAAAATACCCCACCTCCCAGAGGGAGAGGGCAACACACGTGTGACCTGCTTCTACATTCAAACGCGTGCTGATGCTTTACACTCATGGCTCATACTCATACTTTCATCCCTTTGGCAGAAGCAAAAGGGGCATTGAAACTTGCATGTTAATGCTTTAATGTTAAAGACCAAAATTCTAATCAGAGCTCAAAATGTTTCTCCTACCAAAGGGGCATTCTTATAAAAGAATCTACCCTTGGATCCTATTAcgaaagagaaaaacaactttcTCGAAACAGAGTTAAAGGATGCATTCAGACACGGAATTTTAACGAATGTTATGTTGAAAGCAGTTGGTGAAATGCACTTGAGTGGAACAAACTGAAAATCTGACATTACCCTATAGCCAAATCTTTCACCACTGATTTAAAAGATACACGAGCAGCAAAGTAGGTGAAATGGGAGAGAAGAGCATTACTAATTTACCTAAGCAGCCAATTCATCTCAACAATTTAAAAAGAGGTTCTACTTCAATGTTAAGCCATCAAGACACAAAGTCCCCCtcatttctgttaaaaacataTAGGATTTTTTTAGAACAACAGCTTTTTACTTTTCGTGCAACATTTCTGGACTTTGAGTCActaaaaacaaataatcacAAAATACTTAAACACTACCACTACCTATTTAGAGTACCaaatatattacaaaataaGACAATGCAAATACTGGCTTAAGTTTTGGCTTCATGcatatctgcattttaaaaagctaaaatcCTACTGTATATTCTTACAGTATATCATGTTCCACCTTCTAGAAGTAGTAAGAACATCATCATAATGACCATGAGAAGGTAAATATAAGCTTGATGATACTgcagtgaaataattttgtcttaCTGCCTAAAGAAGGTGAAAGGCAATTTTTTACAACCTAGtttcatttcaattttattGAACTGTCTACAATATTCTGTGAGTGTGTGCACATATACAGGCACGCACCGAAAAAGTGATATCTACAAACAGTTTACACAAATACTTACATACAAATGTTATTTACATAAACTAACGTGACTGCATGATTTTTGACGTAAAAACCATATGCTTCTTGCACATTAACTGTTGCATCTGTCTTACAAAAGTAATATAAACCTTTTGCAACAACTAGCTAAGCACATATCGCTGATTCCAAGTTTTTAGAGcttgcatgtttttaaaaaaatacaataccTAGAACACTGTTATCAAACAAATATGCTTTATTGGCATCTAAAAACAAAATGCACCCAAcattaaaatgtactttttcatttttttaaacccacTGCAGTACGAGGAACAAATCACAAACACTTACTTTAGAGAAAACAGAGACTATAGTGTAGATTTTACAAAATCACTTTTAATCTCTGTATTATGCTCCTTAAATAACATGGGTCATTTCTCTTTCTGCCGAATTGAAGGAACATAAAATATCACAGCTTTGTCTATACTTTAAAATTCTGCAGCAGCCTAAAAACACGGACAACATACACCAGCACCTGTTTTCAAGTATAACAATTTCGATAGCCAACCTAAGGGTATTATctaaaaaatccattttcttccATAGGAAGTCTTTGTTTGACAAGCTGTTATTTTATCTTtgtgaaattaaaagcaagtgGGGGCAAGTTTATGCTTTaccagagaaattaaaaaaaatgtttacctACCATGTTCAAATTAAGAACAGTGTTCTATACAAGTCAGTTGTACAGTTATTTAAGTGAAAGATGAACATGAACATCAGATTAACTTAATTCTGGCAGACAAAAGTGAACTGCTACCGTCCAGTCAGCCATTTATCTATTACAGAGAGATGACAACTTTACAAAAGGTATCTTTTACCTACTGAGTGATGATTATGTCCCCTCAGTTTCTGTGCTTTCTACCACTGGTGCACTTTCTATATCAGCTTCTGTGTCACTCTTCTCTTTGTTTATCTCGACGGAAGATGTCAGTTTTTCATACAGTTCTGGATCATCCTGCACCTGTGCAGCTGGTGGCTGACTTTCTGTCTCTGTATTTTCACCGTTTACCTGGGGCATATTATCGGCTTTGCGTTGGGAAGTAGCCCCATCAAAATATTCAAACACCCGTGGATGTGGAGGGGGGATCCAGTTGTTTGACATTCTGTCTCTTCCAAACCTGTTCCCATTAATTTCTctgcaaaaattaaaatctctgtCATCCCTATCCCTCTGTCTTTCCCAGGGTCTTCTGCGGTCATCAAAATCTCTGTGAGCATCTTGTTCAAAACCTCTGTTCCAATTGGGACCACTTCTACTATCAAACCTATAGTTTACATGCCGAAACCTCTCCCTGTCTTCATGGAAGCCTTTAGGTCCACCATAAATAGGGAAAGCATGGTGCTCTCTTTCATCATAATCTCCTCTCTGTCCCCAGTGCTTGTCGGAATTGAAACCAAAATGGTCTCTTCGACCAAGGTTATCTATACCTGGTCTTCCAAAATTTTCTCTCATGTCTACATGTGGTCTTGCAAAGTGGTCTCTTCCATCTACTGGAGGCCTTCCTATACCCTCTCTTGGATCAACTGGTGGTCGTCCAACCGAATCTCTGACATCCACTGGAGATGGTCTGCTAAGATTATCTCGGTTTTCCACTGGAGGAAAGCGATAATCTCTGTCTCCTTCCTGCTGAATGTTATCGCCTCCAAGTGGCAGTCTTTTCTCTGGATTAGAAATGCCATCAATATTTTGTCTTCCTGGTGTTCCAAAAGGTCTTTCTGGTTGATTAAAAATATCTGCTGAAGGAAAAGGACCTCGAGGCGGTGGGTGAAGAGATGGATCAAGGATTGCTGGAGGAGGAATACTACGCTGCGGTGGCATTCCTGGCTGCATTAATGGAAACCTTGGTCCAGGCGAATGGGGCATTAGGCCTGGACGGATGTCTATGAGAGGCATTCCGGGCATTCTTGGACTACTAATATTTAGATGAGGCATGTTTTGAACCCCAGCAGGATGCTGCATTGCCAGGAGTCCAGAACTACTTGAAATATTTGGTGGTGGCACTCCCATAAGTCCAGAACTACTTGAAACATTGGGTGGTGGCATTATGAGAAGCCCAGAGTTGCTTGAGACACTTGGTGGCTGCAGTCCTGCCAGAACTCCTGAGCTGCTTGAGACATTGGGTGGCTGCATTCCTGTCAGAAGGCCAGGACTGCTCGAGACACTGGGAGGATGCACTCCAGCTAAAAGCCCTgagctacttgagacatttgGTGGCGGTTGCACTCCAGCCATAAGTCCAGAGCTACTTGAGACATTAGTTGGCTGAACTCCACCAGCAAGAGAAGAGCTACTGGAGACAGTGGGTAGCTGCACTCCTCCTGCAAGACCAGAACTGCTTGAAACTGTTGGTGGTTGCACTCCTCCTACAAGTCCGGAGCTGCTTGAAACACTGGGTGGCTGTACTCCCCCTGCAAGTCCAGAGCTACTTGAGACATTGGGTGGTTGCCCTTCCCCAGTAAGCGCAGAACTGCTTGAGACGCTGGGTGGTGGGACTCCTCCAACAGGTCCAGAGCTACTCGAGATGTCACTCTGCACTAAAATGCAGCAACAAGAATAATAGTTAACCTAAAATGTCAGTGTAATACATagcattcaaaacaaaatgcagctgAACCCATATTCAGTTAATGCATTCAGTGATGATACTACTGACAAGGTCTGTCTCAGTTTCCATAATGAACATACGAAATTTTAATCACATTGGAGA is a window of Columba livia isolate bColLiv1 breed racing homer chromosome 3, bColLiv1.pat.W.v2, whole genome shotgun sequence DNA encoding:
- the SCAF8 gene encoding SR-related and CTD-associated factor 8 isoform X3 yields the protein MDRFDFGEESEQNEEPKKETPTSQLPLVPESVNNSLFHQLAEQLQQQNLEHLRQQLLEQQQPQKASPEENQEGNFGSEHSASPSQGSSQQQFLEVETNVDDSMDIQQQDMDIDEGQDVAEEEIFEQEEKKSAVRSRSRTHSRSRSRSPRKRRSRSRSGSRKRKHRKRSRSRSRERKRKSSRSYSSERRAREREKERQKKGLPPIRSKTLSVCSTTLWVGQVDKKATQQDLTNLFEEFGQIESINMIPPRGCAYVCMVHRQDAYRALQKLSSGSYKIGSKIIKIAWALNKGVKTEYKQFWDVDLGVSYIPWEKVKLDDLEGFAEGGMIDQETVNAEWETARSSEAAKENVQTTQSPAADKNTVVTTQAEAYTQPVTMLQIPVAPVVPAVSLVPPAFPVTMSVPPPGYSAIPPPPFLRASFNPSQPPPGFMPPPVPPVVPPPVVPPPVVPPVVPTPLVQPPLPIAQETMKDVPFSSLVLPVGTVASSLATPALSAGSVFNPLPISKPESDEKGSHLTDLQISSSENNRSVQSDISSSSGPVGGVPPPSVSSSSALTGEGQPPNVSSSSGLAGGVQPPSVSSSSGLVGGVQPPTVSSSSGLAGGVQLPTVSSSSSLAGGVQPTNVSSSSGLMAGVQPPPNVSSSSGLLAGVHPPSVSSSPGLLTGMQPPNVSSSSGVLAGLQPPSVSSNSGLLIMPPPNVSSSSGLMGVPPPNISSSSGLLAMQHPAGVQNMPHLNISSPRMPGMPLIDIRPGLMPHSPGPRFPLMQPGMPPQRSIPPPAILDPSLHPPPRGPFPSADIFNQPERPFGTPGRQNIDGISNPEKRLPLGGDNIQQEGDRDYRFPPVENRDNLSRPSPVDVRDSVGRPPVDPREGIGRPPVDGRDHFARPHVDMRENFGRPGIDNLGRRDHFGFNSDKHWGQRGDYDEREHHAFPIYGGPKGFHEDRERFRHVNYRFDSRSGPNWNRGFEQDAHRDFDDRRRPWERQRDRDDRDFNFCREINGNRFGRDRMSNNWIPPPHPRVFEYFDGATSQRKADNMPQVNGENTETESQPPAAQVQDDPELYEKLTSSVEINKEKSDTEADIESAPVVESTETEGT